Part of the Cydia pomonella isolate Wapato2018A chromosome 5, ilCydPomo1, whole genome shotgun sequence genome is shown below.
GAGAAACAAACCCCAACACCGATTATCTTAAATTGGATTATCTAAAACGTCTGTAATGATTTCGACCTAGCCACAATATAGAGGCGAGAAATCGATATGTCTGAGAACGCCGTTCGACCGTCTGTAGTTCAAATTTCAAACATGAAAGCTGTGAGTTCGGGGGTTAACCCTTtaaacgccacgcctatcgtgcgcGGCGCGTCATCGCGTGACCATTGTCGAAATGCACGAAGGTTGGTATTGGGatgtaaggtccgaccgagatctcggtctcggtctcggtctcggcattctcggccaaaaatcgggccgggatctcggtctcggctctcggccaaaatgggccgagattcttgccgagaccgaggcTAGGCAATAAGTTATCATTGGTGGATTTGAATTTACCGCGCACGAGCGCCCGTTTCTAAGCCACCAGTTGGTTGCATCGCACGcgtggtgtgacgttttttgtgattttgattggtttcgtacccacattttaagccaattacttaacAAATGTTgggttgggatcggataggttcggttgcaagtaatgacttgttctttGGTTATTTTGATACTGggtattttgatacttaatatatttttatttgcggGAAAAGGTAAAGCTGCGGTAACTACAAAACAATACCTGAGGCGGATTACTGTTGTGGAATATTGGACATAATTTTATGCTAACTTTGCGGATGCTTCTATGCAATTTTGACGTAAATCGCGGTGTGGTTGTTGAGACATAGgttgattttcatttaatgtggCTTAGCTTAGTAGCAAGTCACTAACTGACCAGTTAAACGACGAGCATTGTCACAATTTAACGGACCATAACgctgaaaaaatatgttttttgggttacaatatatatctataattatgattattgtacctcttttttgtgcacatccgtactagaaaaaccggccaagtgcatgtcgggcaacgcataatggaggattccgtaccttcataaaatacaaaaagccaGACAAGTAAAAGAGAGAATGTTCGTGGCACTTGcttcgttttaataagaagatattcaaaataattttcctgaaaaagtatttattacagcttaattatttaacttactAAGACGCGACTTACATTATATAATACACCTTCGTTCCATATatcgttataaaatatatcgtatagttttcgagtaaaatggttgtgacatacggacagacgcAGACAGACGgcaatggcgaaactataacggtttttgccattttggctacggaaccctaaaataccatttaatagcgctacgaattgatcatgataactttttctgataaatcgtcgaatttcgactattaaaacattttgactgcaaaaatcgttttttttcttgtattttataaattctcggtctcggtctcggtctcggccgagaatcccattgaatctcggtctcggtctcgttctcggccgagacagaaAAAGcattctcggtcggaccttattgGGATGTAGCCGCGCGAATTAGTTAACGTCTTTGGGGGTCAAAGAGAAGGAAGCTGGAGGATTCGCTGAGGCAGGGTGGGCGCAAGCGGGGATTTGCTTCCACGGTATTTGTGTGTGAAGTATAAAGATTAGTTAACTGATTCTAGCCTAGCGTTCTGAAAGGAGTCACCGCCAGACGATTATGTCATATCAAAAACTAGGATTACATGGGTAGTTAGGTaccatttatacattttaaattgcgtTCGAAGGAGATAAGAATTTAGTCGAACATTAACATTTTAGGCCCTGAAAAGGTTGGAAGTAGCAACAAACGGAAATATAACGAATTCGTGACGTAAACTATAAAGAATGTACAGTTTGGCTTCTACGTATTTTCATTTCCGCGCATGGatgaataataatttaaaattatctttaagtatttatcgTTAAAAACCCAACATTATCATACTTTAAATTGAAAGTCAAACACGGCCTCGTGCCGCACATAAAGATTCCAGATAAAGAATGAGCAAATAAGAGAAATAAAATGCGCAAACTTAACCAACCAAGCGAGGTCTTACCGTTAAAACATCTTGCATAAACAATCCTTCATAATAAATTCCGTCCAAGGTCACAATTAGGCCGCAACCATGTTTCTTATTGTCGCTCCAACTGCCCAAATACTTCTCTCCCTTCCCGATATCATCCATGACTCCATATCCATGTTTCACGCCATTACTCCACTCCCCAGTGTAAATAGTTGCGTTGGACGATGTGAAATCGCCCTGCTTTTTCACCCCATGCCCGTGGGCTAAGCCATCTTTGAAGTATCCCTCGTAAATGTCCCCATTTATGAATTTTAGGACACCGTAACCGTTCTGGAGGTTGTCTTTCCATTGGCCTTCATAGATTCCTGCAAATTTACAGATATTAAAAACGTTACGTAAACTTTATCATTGCGTGACTCATTCGTAAATAATGAGGGTTTTATTTTGCTTGGATAAGAGGTGTCCGCTAATATTATTAAGTGTTTTAGGTAAACAAGACCAAAtacgaaaataattaaaatgttatttggGTCAGCGTACCTACCTAAAGCTAGTCTGAATGGTAAGAGTGCGTGTATCTTCTCTACCTGAGTAAGGAAAGTGCGCGAGACAATTGCTATTCCCTCGATTGTCTGTGCCTTTCGATCTGTGTATATTAGAGTAGAGGGTCTAGCTGAATAGGGGGTGTACCTACCTAAGGACTTTTATAGGGTAGAGTAGGATAGGGGCACATAGGTCAGAGTACCATACTGAATGAGTGATGGTCAGTAGGTTCTTGTATTCTTAGGGCAGAGAGGGGGCTTACTCAAAATATATGCAACATGATTTGGGGAAAACAGTGCCAAATAAGTTGCCATGACTTGACACGATATCACTGATTGCTTGAACTTAGTGATCGCGTCTTTAGTAGCAAACTATACCTATTATAACTCACCTATGCCAGGATCTTCCATCTTACCATGGCCGCACAGCGCGTTCAACTGAAACTGCCCTGCATATAGCTTCCCATCCGGCCACTCTATCTTCCCACTGCCATGCAACTTGCCGTCCAGCCACCTACCCTGGTACTTCGCGTCTTTGAAGAACGCACCTTTGCTGGAAAACGTGTGACTAGCAGTTCTGATGGCTGGAGGTTTGAATAAAGATTCTTTGTTCAAAGCTGACTTGATAGAGGAATTAAGAGCGTGAATCCATTCAGTCTTCTCCTGCTCTGAGCTTGTACACACAGACAGCACTTCCTCAGGAGTTGTCAGCTGTATTACGTTGGCTAGCGAGTCAGTGTTCGGAACCGATTCTACCCAAAGTGTTATCAACGGGTGAACATTCACAGTGCTCCCATTTACGTGaatgaacaagtcattaaaTAACACGAACCAGTGCGACGAAAACCTTCCAGGGTTCACTAAGCTAAGCTGACGGGACTTAGATTCGCGGACTAAACGGCGTTCAGGTGTCCTGTATTGATCTAAACTTTTCCCTACAGTTTCCCAGAAAAGTTTCGTCCCATCTGCCTCTTTTCGTTTCTTCTCTTGCTCTTCTATTAACAAGTCCATTGAGGATAGGACTTTTTTAAACCGGTTGTCTATATTGCTCATGTCATCTAGATCTATGTCGTGTTTGGTGTTTGCTTTATTTCGCAACAAAGATTGAATAATGCATCTATATGAGCTCAATCTAGTTAGGGGTTGCACAAAAGCGAGTCCTACTATGGCTTCAAGCGTTTTCTTATTATTCTTCTGTTTGTTCGATGGCAATTGATcactaaataaattgtatatacttgATGGGACATCAATAACATTGTTGATTTGAGCAAACCCACCAATAACAATCAAATTGCTTATTGCTAAATAATACTTtctgtacaaataaatatattcttctAAATTTTTGATTAAAGAAATATCACATTCGTTTATATGCTTCTCTGCATACTGCCACATGGATAGCACATTTAGggcattaatatttaatatgtcactGTAGATATCACAAACGGTTTCATACACATTGGAATGTAGGATGATAGCTTTACTTTTCTTCAGAAAGGGCTTAACTAGAGAATGATATATCAAGAgcatttcttctaaatatttttgagcaatGGAGAGATCTCCAAATTCAAGGCTGGGCTGCAACCTATTGCACTCCTCATATGTTTGTATTGAACAGTATGTTATGTTGCCAGAGGATAATATTAGTGAATGGTAGCACATATTTTGGggtttatttaaacatttttgtgGTTTATTTAGCTTCACAAGTTCTACATCTCCATTTTCTGTGACATCATTCTCTTCTACAGgcattttgtataaattttctATAGTTTTTGTATAACCATCTGTATGCTTACCCATGTATAAAATGTGTCTGTTGTGTGTATAGGCTAGTGTATGGTGATCTGTTGCCATCATGTCCCTAATTCTGTCACCACCAGAGATTTCAGTGAACTGTTTAGGACCACTCTTGTCTTCTCTATCATCAAAACTGACTTGATGAAAGTGATTGTAGCCCCACATGAAAAGTCTGCCATCTAATGTCAAAGCTGCACAGTGCCATTTGCCACAAGATACTTTCTGAAGTCCAAAACCAGATAGGGTCATGACAACCATTGGCTTCAGTCTTTTGACTGTGTCTCCAACTCCAAGCTGCCCATGAGATATGTCTCCCCAAGTCCACAGTTCAGTTGCTAGGATATTCCTACCTAATTTGGACATGTTCTTTATGTTTTCACTTTTCCTCACAACTTCAAACTCTTTCTCACTACTGATTGTGCTTGTGGAGAACTGGAGATCTTCTAGATGGCAATCAGATGTGCAACTGTACATGAGGGAGTTTATTTCCTCATGTTGCAATCGCATTTGGAGTTCCACAGCTTCATTGTTATCGCTGCTGCCACTCACATGCCTTGACAGTGTTACCACTTTATCCCCTACTGTTTTGACACCTTCATAAACAAAATTTGTTAGATTGGagacattttcttttataattctTGTGGGTTTTTCCGTGTATTCAACTAGATAGTCCTCACCTGCTGAAACCCATGATAACTGTTTACTTAGAAATTGCTTGGCTGCATCtgtgtttataaaaatattgttaacctTTTCTTTACTTTCTTCTGTGACCTCATTGTCTAATTCAGTTTCAACCTCACTGCTCTTATTTTCATCTTCCATTTGTTCTGGCTTTAATTTATCAGGGGCTTTTTGATGTGAATTTGTTTTAGCTATTTTCGATTCTTCAGATGAGGGACTAGAGTCTTCTGTAAAACTATGAGCATCTATGTGAACATCAGTTTGTGGGGCTGTGGTGCTGCTCGAGTCTTCACTGGACTTATTGAGCTGCACTCCAAGGGGGCAGGTTTCAGACAGAGATGGCACTGATGCTGGGGATGCCAAACCTATTGATGTCTGACATTGTGAGCAATTTGATGCAAACACTTCCTCATCATCATTGTCACTATCCGTGTCACAGTTATCAGATTGACGAACATTTTTCCTAGCTATTACGGCCGCGAAATCATCACCTATAGAAGCACTGTACACTGTCCTACCATCAAAAAATGGCACTTTCTTTATGCTAGTGGACTCCAAACCAATTTGGGGCATAACACCAGAGCCCCATAGCTGCCCCTCACTACTGATGAACAGCTGTCCAAAGTCACTAGTCACTACATTACGAAACTTCACTTTTAAACTGGAACTTTTGAAACCATGGGGACAACATTTGGCATCCTCCCGGACAACAATTTCTTCTTTATTTTCAAACTGAGAATTAGTCTTGTACAACCTCCCGTGCACGTCGATAATGTAAAGGGTGTCATTGTGGTGTGATATGTCTATTGCTGATATACCGCTGACTTTGCTAAAGTTTAAACAATCGTCTTCAATGCTACTATGATAAAGGCCATGGTCATTGCCAAGAACGATCACTTCCAGACCTAGAGAACAcagtttcacgattttttcagGAACCTGGTTAGATTCGGAAAAcgtacaagcttttatcccCTTCCAAAACTTATGTTGACTCATAATTTCCtttctttcattaaatacatgtAGACGAGATTTTTAAAACATTCTGTATTACGATTTCACAAAacaaatatgaatatttaaaacttCCACTTCTTATTCTATTTATTAGGTCAAAGAACACATTATAATTGCAATTAATTATACTTTTCAAGGGAATAACAACATTATTGTGActtgatttatttatcatttgatGGGATGATTGGTGGGGGTTTGTCTTGATTTGACATTTGAGACAATACAGCTAGCACACATGACATAAAATCGATTAATATCCAGTGAAAACGTTGGTTAGTAAATAACATAGTAAACAATAGCTCAAATAGCACGAGCGAATGAAT
Proteins encoded:
- the LOC133517601 gene encoding alsin: MSQHKFWKGIKACTFSESNQVPEKIVKLCSLGLEVIVLGNDHGLYHSSIEDDCLNFSKVSGISAIDISHHNDTLYIIDVHGRLYKTNSQFENKEEIVVREDAKCCPHGFKSSSLKVKFRNVVTSDFGQLFISSEGQLWGSGVMPQIGLESTSIKKVPFFDGRTVYSASIGDDFAAVIARKNVRQSDNCDTDSDNDDEEVFASNCSQCQTSIGLASPASVPSLSETCPLGVQLNKSSEDSSSTTAPQTDVHIDAHSFTEDSSPSSEESKIAKTNSHQKAPDKLKPEQMEDENKSSEVETELDNEVTEESKEKVNNIFINTDAAKQFLSKQLSWVSAGEDYLVEYTEKPTRIIKENVSNLTNFVYEGVKTVGDKVVTLSRHVSGSSDNNEAVELQMRLQHEEINSLMYSCTSDCHLEDLQFSTSTISSEKEFEVVRKSENIKNMSKLGRNILATELWTWGDISHGQLGVGDTVKRLKPMVVMTLSGFGLQKVSCGKWHCAALTLDGRLFMWGYNHFHQVSFDDREDKSGPKQFTEISGGDRIRDMMATDHHTLAYTHNRHILYMGKHTDGYTKTIENLYKMPVEENDVTENGDVELVKLNKPQKCLNKPQNMCYHSLILSSGNITYCSIQTYEECNRLQPSLEFGDLSIAQKYLEEMLLIYHSLVKPFLKKSKAIILHSNVYETVCDIYSDILNINALNVLSMWQYAEKHINECDISLIKNLEEYIYLYRKYYLAISNLIVIGGFAQINNVIDVPSSIYNLFSDQLPSNKQKNNKKTLEAIVGLAFVQPLTRLSSYRCIIQSLLRNKANTKHDIDLDDMSNIDNRFKKVLSSMDLLIEEQEKKRKEADGTKLFWETVGKSLDQYRTPERRLVRESKSRQLSLVNPGRFSSHWFVLFNDLFIHVNGSTVNVHPLITLWVESVPNTDSLANVIQLTTPEEVLSVCTSSEQEKTEWIHALNSSIKSALNKESLFKPPAIRTASHTFSSKGAFFKDAKYQGRWLDGKLHGSGKIEWPDGKLYAGQFQLNALCGHGKMEDPGIGIYEGQWKDNLQNGYGVLKFINGDIYEGYFKDGLAHGHGVKKQGDFTSSNATIYTGEWSNGVKHGYGVMDDIGKGEKYLGSWSDNKKHGCGLIVTLDGIYYEGLFMQDVLTGHGVMVFEDGTHYEGEFRSAGVFSGKGILTFSSGDKIEGALHGAWTEGVKISNATMHLNVSNPVLPANPKPNSFGKLCVAPNQKWNALFHQCFNCLGVSETLLTPTGNHFGNGTANGIDNKKIWQNVAVAISCSHKEKHNRMSMKKPKQKAEKSVDCLEVIPQFGQKKLDLDDFKEIKQYLHNACESSHHPLGQLVLSLTNAFNTTYGGVRVHPLLLSHAVKELKSITDRLYQVVRLLFPALPLEGAEVVLRSKDQEVDSESDNPIDGEVVSAASLLQPTLLPRVHPALFVLYALHNKREDDLYWRRLVKWNKQPDPTLMPFLGIDQKFFNGYTNRSPPGSPHKEQLFQEAVETLQKLKTTFSPMEKLRVIKETFQTMTVAVQQELGQNYLWSMDELFPVFHFVVVRARILQLGSEIHFVEDFLEPAVQNGELGLMFTTLKACYFQILQEKMSIN